The region CGCTCCCTCGTCCATGGTTAGCCTCGTCCGGACGGCGCATGGTATTGCGTGGCCCTGTGTGCCCGTCCTCGCCGGTCCGCGCCCGTCCCATATATACCCAGACGACCCTACTTTGGTTCAGCACAGCAAACACTCAATCAACCTCCCACTCCCGGCGCACCAAAAGCAACAACGTACCTACAAGGCCACACGAAAACACAATGGCCTGCGCCTTCTTCTTCGACGCAGAACCGGTCGACGAGCCCGGCGTGCACTCCCTGGACGCGTGCGCGCTCTGCACCAAGCCGCTGGCGCGCGACAGCGACATCTTCATGTACAGAGGGGACACGCCCTTCTGCAGCGAGGAGTGCCGCCACGAGCAGATGCAACTCGACGCCGCCTGCGCCAGGCAGGCGGCCAGGGCGGCTGCCCggaggcagaagcagttctcctcaGGAACGGGGGCCGGGCGCGCGCACCGGGAGTCCTGGGAGGTGTCCGTCGCAAGCTAAGCGGCGAGAGTGGCAGAGTGCGTATGTACTTGAGCTAACAAGCTCTGCGCGCAAGAAGCCACCATTGCCCGTGGGCCGTGGACGACTGATCAGCGCGAGATCGAGAAGACTCACCTTGGTTGAAGAAGCAAAACGCGTGTCACCGGAGTTGCTCGCGGCAGGCCGGTGCTGCATGTGCCGCCGGTCAGGTGATTTGGGCATGGACGACGCGGAAAAGGAGCTGGACTGGATCTGAAGAAGTCAATCAAACAAGATTCAGTGATTCACCATGCAATTAGGCGGCCATGTGTGCCCCTCCCAGTCCCTCGGCTCTCCTTTTCTCCTGCGTCAGTGCCACTTCTGTATGATAGCAAGTTTGCTTTAGGCAATAGCACTTTCACAGGGTAAACCATCAAGCGAATCGGCATATAACATGTCTTTGTGCAATCTTGTTTTTGTTCATGATTCAGCGTGCTGATGGGATTTAACAAAGCTAAACCGTTGGATGTCTACCACAGGATTaaaaactgaattttgttctagacCTGGGGTGTCAAAAACAGAATCCCCATACTAATCTGATGGCTAAACTCGGTCGACCAAATTTAAAACAATCCCGGTCAACTAAAGCATCATCAAGACAACTCCTACAATCTAGTTTTGGCCTTGAGTTACGAATTTCAACTACCTGCATTACTGAAATTACGTTTTTGCGTGTTGTGTGTGCAGACGTTAACTCTCGCTTAAAGCAAGActaacgtactccctccgtccgaaaatacttgccatcaaaatggataaaaagagatgtatctagaaatattttctttttcttgttcaCTGGTTTCGATTGAGTTTGCTTGTTTCGTTAGCTGGGTTATATTCGCAAGTTTTTTCTTACCATTTTTTCTTCATTGCTTTTTTCCGGTTTTCTGCTTTTCGTTGTTTTTTCAACGGCTTTATTCGTTTCattcttgtttttcttttctagTTTTCACCATTTC is a window of Triticum dicoccoides isolate Atlit2015 ecotype Zavitan chromosome 2B, WEW_v2.0, whole genome shotgun sequence DNA encoding:
- the LOC119368325 gene encoding FCS-Like Zinc finger 1-like; translated protein: MACAFFFDAEPVDEPGVHSLDACALCTKPLARDSDIFMYRGDTPFCSEECRHEQMQLDAACARQAARAAARRQKQFSSGTGAGRAHRESWEVSVAS